The following proteins are encoded in a genomic region of Synechococcus sp. CBW1002:
- the dnaK gene encoding molecular chaperone DnaK, producing the protein MGRIVGIDLGTTNSVVAVLEGGRPQVIASAEGGRTTPSVVGFSRDQELLVGQLARRQLVLNPRNSFANLKRFVGRSWDELDEGSLAVPYTVRANEAGNVRVVCPATEREYAPEELVASILRKLVDDAATYLGEPVEAAVITVPAYFNDAQRQATRDAGRLAGIAVERILNEPTAAALAYGFDRSSAKRVMVFDLGGGTFDVSVLRIANGVFDVKATSGDTQLGGNDWDRRIVDWLADAFQSDHSIDLRRDRQALQRLTEAAEKAKQELSGVQSTPISLPFIATGPDGPLHIETTLERRVFESLCPDLLDRLLRPVQRALRDAGLASEDIDDVVLVGGSTRMPMVQEMVRTLIPREPCQSVNPDEVVAIGAAVQAGILTGELRDLMLNDVTPLSLGLETIGGVMKVLIPRNTPIPVRKSDVFSTSESNQSSVEIHVLQGERQMAEGNKSLGRFRLSGIPPAPRGVPQVQVSFDIDANGLLQVSATDRTTGRKQSVSIQGGSNLSEDEIQSLLAEAEQKAGEDRRKRAEVDRRNRAQTLVAQAERRLRDAALELGPYGAERQQRAVELAVRDVQDLLAGGDLGELDLAVSQLQEALFGLNRRLLSERKAESGPLQGLKNTLGSLKDELFSDDDWDDWDGPGRAGRSDADRWGSGAYGGLGGVGLDREPAMPRESRWGGSGGFPSEQGLRMDRAPRDRSYSETGYSQSAYPEPPPYRGNDLREPAYRDPDRQDPDNRLDESRRRAAPRPPGRPPRSEWRDDDPWGEI; encoded by the coding sequence ATGGGCCGCATCGTGGGCATCGACCTGGGCACCACCAATTCGGTGGTGGCGGTGCTGGAAGGTGGCCGTCCCCAGGTGATCGCCAGTGCCGAAGGCGGTCGCACCACCCCCTCTGTGGTGGGTTTCAGCCGGGACCAGGAGCTGCTGGTGGGCCAGCTGGCGCGGCGTCAGCTGGTGCTCAACCCGCGCAACAGCTTTGCCAACCTCAAGCGCTTCGTGGGGCGCAGCTGGGATGAGCTCGATGAGGGCAGCCTGGCGGTGCCGTACACGGTGCGGGCCAACGAGGCCGGCAATGTGCGGGTTGTCTGCCCTGCCACCGAGCGGGAGTACGCCCCTGAAGAGCTGGTTGCCAGCATCCTGCGCAAGCTGGTGGACGATGCCGCCACCTACCTGGGCGAGCCGGTGGAGGCGGCGGTGATCACCGTGCCCGCCTATTTCAACGACGCCCAGCGCCAGGCCACCCGTGATGCCGGCCGGCTGGCGGGCATCGCCGTGGAGAGAATCCTCAACGAACCCACCGCCGCTGCCCTCGCCTACGGCTTCGATCGCAGCAGTGCCAAGCGGGTGATGGTCTTTGACCTGGGAGGCGGCACCTTTGATGTGTCGGTGCTGCGGATCGCCAACGGGGTCTTCGATGTCAAGGCCACCAGCGGCGACACCCAGCTGGGTGGCAACGACTGGGATCGCCGCATCGTTGACTGGCTCGCTGATGCCTTCCAGAGCGATCACAGCATCGACCTGCGCCGCGATCGTCAGGCGCTGCAGCGGCTCACCGAGGCGGCAGAGAAGGCGAAGCAGGAGCTCAGCGGCGTACAGAGCACGCCCATCTCCCTGCCCTTCATTGCCACGGGCCCGGATGGCCCCCTCCATATCGAGACCACCTTGGAGAGGCGGGTGTTCGAAAGCCTCTGCCCTGATCTGCTCGATCGCCTGCTACGACCGGTGCAGCGGGCTCTGCGGGATGCCGGCCTTGCCTCAGAAGATATCGACGACGTGGTGCTGGTGGGCGGCTCCACCCGCATGCCGATGGTGCAGGAGATGGTGCGCACCCTGATCCCGCGGGAACCCTGCCAGTCGGTCAACCCCGATGAGGTGGTGGCGATCGGAGCCGCTGTTCAGGCCGGCATCCTCACCGGTGAGCTGCGCGATCTGATGCTCAACGACGTCACGCCGCTGTCGCTTGGCCTCGAGACGATCGGCGGGGTGATGAAGGTGCTGATCCCGCGCAACACGCCGATTCCGGTGCGCAAGAGCGATGTGTTCAGCACCTCGGAATCGAACCAGAGCTCCGTGGAGATCCACGTGCTGCAGGGGGAGCGGCAGATGGCCGAGGGCAACAAGTCGCTGGGGCGTTTTCGCCTCTCCGGCATTCCGCCAGCGCCGCGGGGGGTGCCCCAGGTGCAGGTCTCGTTCGACATCGACGCCAATGGATTGCTGCAGGTGTCAGCCACCGACCGCACCACGGGCCGCAAGCAGAGTGTGTCGATCCAGGGGGGCTCCAACCTCAGCGAGGACGAGATTCAGAGCCTGCTGGCGGAGGCCGAGCAGAAAGCCGGCGAGGATCGCCGCAAACGGGCCGAGGTCGATCGCCGCAACCGCGCCCAGACCCTGGTGGCCCAGGCCGAACGGCGACTGCGGGATGCGGCCCTGGAGCTGGGGCCCTATGGGGCGGAGCGGCAGCAACGGGCTGTGGAGCTGGCGGTTCGCGATGTGCAGGATCTGCTGGCGGGTGGTGATCTCGGCGAACTGGATCTGGCGGTGAGCCAGTTGCAGGAGGCCCTGTTCGGCCTCAATCGCCGTCTGCTGAGTGAACGCAAGGCCGAGAGCGGCCCCTTGCAGGGCCTCAAGAACACGCTCGGCTCCCTCAAAGATGAGCTGTTTTCCGATGATGACTGGGACGACTGGGATGGTCCAGGCCGTGCTGGCCGCTCCGATGCCGATCGCTGGGGCTCCGGCGCCTATGGCGGACTTGGCGGCGTGGGGCTCGATCGGGAACCGGCCATGCCTCGCGAGAGCCGTTGGGGGGGTTCCGGCGGCTTCCCGAGTGAGCAGGGCCTGCGCATGGATCGTGCTCCCAGGGACCGCTCGTATTCCGAGACCGGCTACTCCCAGTCCGCCTACCCAGAGCCTCCCCCGTACCGCGGCAATGACCTCCGCGAACCTGCCTATCGCGATCCCGACCGCCAGGATCCAGACAACCGCCTGGACGAGAGCCGCCGGCGCGCTGCACCCCGTCCCCCCGGCCGGCCGCCGCGCTCCGAGTGGCGCGACGATGACCCCTGGGGCGAGATCTGA
- the pstC gene encoding phosphate ABC transporter permease subunit PstC produces MTTDSSNDAFTLRRRPAFERFLDIGFRQLTLALASVVALLLLGIFLTIAEGAHEAIATFGARFLVSSAWDPVNNQYGALVAIYGTMVSSLLALAIAVPLGVGTAIFITEDLIPTGLRSAIGLMVELLAAIPSVVLGLWAIFVMEPAIRPALQLLHRLLGWTPFFDTVPQGPGMAPAILILVVMILPIITAISRDALNQVPLELRQAAYGIGSTRWGAIFNIILPAAISAIVGGVMLSLGRAMGETMAVTMIIGNSLNFSFSLLAPGNTISAMLANQFGEASGIQVSALMYAALVLMVLTFAVNVLAQLLVRRLSLRY; encoded by the coding sequence ATGACGACGGATTCCAGTAACGACGCCTTCACCCTCCGTCGTCGTCCGGCGTTCGAACGGTTTCTGGACATCGGCTTCCGCCAGCTCACCCTGGCCTTGGCTTCCGTGGTGGCCCTGTTGCTCCTGGGCATTTTCCTCACGATCGCCGAAGGCGCCCACGAGGCCATTGCCACCTTCGGCGCGAGATTCCTGGTCAGCTCCGCCTGGGATCCGGTCAACAATCAGTACGGAGCCTTGGTGGCCATCTACGGCACGATGGTGTCGTCCCTTCTGGCCCTGGCCATTGCCGTGCCACTGGGCGTTGGAACCGCGATCTTCATCACCGAAGACCTGATCCCCACCGGGCTGCGCAGTGCCATTGGTCTGATGGTCGAGCTCTTGGCTGCCATCCCCTCGGTGGTCTTGGGGCTGTGGGCGATTTTCGTGATGGAGCCAGCCATCCGCCCAGCCCTGCAGTTGCTGCATCGGCTGCTGGGTTGGACGCCGTTTTTTGACACGGTTCCCCAAGGACCGGGCATGGCTCCAGCGATCCTCATTCTGGTGGTGATGATTCTGCCGATCATCACGGCCATCTCTCGCGATGCGCTCAACCAGGTTCCCCTTGAGCTGCGTCAGGCCGCCTACGGCATTGGCAGCACCCGCTGGGGCGCGATCTTCAACATCATTCTTCCAGCAGCGATCTCGGCCATCGTCGGGGGGGTGATGTTATCGCTGGGCCGGGCCATGGGCGAAACCATGGCCGTGACGATGATCATCGGCAATTCGCTCAACTTCAGCTTCTCTCTGCTCGCTCCCGGCAACACAATCTCCGCCATGCTCGCCAACCAGTTCGGTGAGGCCTCCGGCATTCAGGTTTCGGCACTGATGTATGCGGCCCTGGTGCTGATGGTGCTCACCTTCGCTGTGAACGTCCTGGCGCAGTTGCTGGTACGACGCCTCAGCCTTCGCTACTGA
- the pstA gene encoding phosphate ABC transporter permease PstA — protein MSSSTIGPAQDDLFDRRPLSFDPGLKRNRSNRLLTGVAGLFAAIAILPLVLVIFHVLVQGGRLLTLGLFTELPPPPGLDGGGIGNAVLGTLVVTLVAALVAIPVGVGGGIYLSEYSMGGWFARFVRFGNDVLAGVPSIICGVFVYGAIVASRILFDRSYSALAGGLALAVLMLPTVIKTTDEGLKLVPRELRWGAYGVGASRFVTIVRITLPSAFTPIATGVVLAIARAAGETAPLIFTALFSPFWPESLLSPIATMSVLIFNFAIMPYEAQKALAWAASFVLVVMILIANLLARWFSSIAQR, from the coding sequence ATGAGCAGCAGCACCATCGGCCCGGCGCAGGACGATCTGTTTGACCGACGGCCGCTGAGCTTCGATCCGGGCCTGAAACGCAACCGCAGTAATCGGCTGCTGACAGGCGTTGCCGGACTGTTTGCCGCCATCGCCATCCTGCCGCTGGTGTTGGTGATTTTCCACGTGCTGGTCCAGGGGGGCAGGCTGCTCACCCTGGGGCTCTTCACCGAGCTGCCGCCGCCTCCGGGCCTGGACGGGGGAGGCATCGGCAATGCGGTGCTCGGCACGCTGGTCGTCACCCTGGTCGCTGCTCTGGTGGCGATCCCAGTGGGCGTCGGAGGGGGGATCTATCTGAGCGAATATTCGATGGGTGGGTGGTTCGCACGCTTTGTGCGCTTCGGCAACGACGTGCTGGCGGGGGTGCCTTCGATCATCTGCGGCGTGTTTGTGTACGGGGCGATCGTCGCCTCACGCATTCTCTTCGACCGCAGCTACAGCGCCCTGGCTGGCGGCCTGGCCCTGGCCGTGCTGATGCTGCCCACCGTGATCAAGACCACCGACGAAGGTCTCAAGCTGGTGCCGCGGGAACTGCGCTGGGGTGCCTATGGCGTCGGTGCTTCCCGTTTCGTCACCATCGTGCGGATCACCCTGCCGTCGGCCTTCACGCCGATTGCCACCGGCGTGGTGCTGGCAATCGCTCGGGCCGCAGGAGAAACGGCTCCGCTGATCTTCACAGCCCTGTTCTCTCCCTTCTGGCCGGAGAGTCTGCTGAGCCCGATCGCGACGATGTCGGTCTTGATCTTCAATTTCGCGATCATGCCCTACGAGGCGCAGAAAGCCCTGGCCTGGGCCGCCTCATTCGTGCTAGTGGTGATGATCTTGATCGCCAATCTGCTGGCCCGCTGGTTCAGCAGCATCGCCCAGAGATGA
- the pstB gene encoding phosphate ABC transporter ATP-binding protein PstB codes for MTSTLQKPKALAQDICMSLQNVTISYGKFEAVRNVYIDIPHGQVTAFIGPSGCGKSTVLRALNRMNDLIPGCHLKGRVIFDNHDLYEPHVDPVEVRRRIGMVFQKPNPFPKTIYENIAFGARINGYRGDMDELVERSLRKAAVWEECKDKLQESGLALSGGQQQRLCIARAIATEPEVILMDEPCSALDPISTLKIEETMHELKRSYTIVIVTHNMQQAVRVADMTAFFNAEAVEGGSGKVGYLVEFSETERIFNAPGQQATQDYVSGRFG; via the coding sequence ATGACTTCCACGCTGCAAAAACCAAAGGCTCTCGCACAAGACATTTGCATGTCACTGCAGAACGTGACGATCTCCTACGGTAAGTTTGAGGCAGTCCGTAATGTCTACATCGACATCCCTCACGGCCAGGTCACGGCCTTCATCGGTCCATCCGGGTGCGGTAAGTCCACGGTTCTGCGAGCTCTGAACCGGATGAACGATCTGATCCCGGGCTGCCATCTCAAGGGCAGGGTGATCTTCGACAACCACGACCTCTACGAACCCCATGTGGATCCGGTCGAAGTACGCCGGAGGATCGGCATGGTGTTTCAGAAGCCCAATCCCTTTCCCAAGACCATCTACGAGAACATCGCCTTCGGTGCCCGGATCAATGGCTATCGCGGCGACATGGATGAACTGGTCGAACGTTCCCTGCGCAAGGCGGCCGTGTGGGAAGAATGCAAAGACAAACTGCAGGAGAGCGGCCTCGCTCTCTCCGGCGGCCAGCAGCAGCGCCTCTGCATCGCCCGCGCCATTGCCACCGAGCCGGAGGTGATCCTGATGGATGAACCCTGCTCAGCTCTTGATCCGATCTCCACCCTGAAGATCGAGGAGACGATGCACGAGCTCAAGCGCAGCTATACGATTGTGATCGTCACCCACAACATGCAGCAGGCCGTGCGGGTGGCGGACATGACCGCCTTCTTCAATGCCGAGGCCGTGGAGGGAGGCTCCGGCAAGGTGGGCTATCTGGTGGAGTTCAGTGAAACTGAGCGGATTTTCAATGCCCCGGGGCAACAGGCCACGCAGGACTATGTTTCCGGCCGCTTCGGCTGA
- a CDS encoding 2Fe-2S iron-sulfur cluster-binding protein, with the protein MTRSHPITVHWRQANRVIRREVPEGEYILRSFEQQGEPLPFSCRNGCCTACAVRVLSGEIDQREALGLSRELRAKGYGLLCVARALGPLEVETQDEDEVYDLQFGRFFGRGKVRPGLPLDDE; encoded by the coding sequence ATGACCCGCAGCCATCCGATCACGGTCCACTGGCGTCAGGCCAACCGGGTGATCCGCAGGGAGGTGCCGGAAGGGGAGTACATCCTGCGTAGCTTCGAGCAGCAGGGTGAACCGCTGCCGTTCAGTTGCCGTAACGGCTGCTGCACGGCCTGCGCGGTGCGGGTGCTGTCCGGGGAGATCGACCAGCGCGAAGCCCTGGGGCTGTCGCGGGAGCTACGCGCCAAGGGCTACGGCCTGCTCTGCGTGGCCAGGGCCCTCGGACCGCTTGAAGTCGAAACCCAGGACGAAGACGAGGTCTATGACCTGCAGTTCGGTCGGTTCTTCGGCCGTGGCAAGGTGCGTCCCGGCCTGCCCCTCGACGACGAATGA
- a CDS encoding inositol monophosphatase family protein codes for MSGSTSSLPTAPSNARTDGLVSPPLSVSGDALAASGLSLGELERLVAIARRAAEAGGTQLRRFDGQLEQVREKGRAGDLVTEADLAAEAAVLAFLEAETPQIGVLAEESGRRQRSGDLEWCVDPLDGTTNYAHGFPFYGTSVGLTWQGQPLLGALAAPGLDQLYWAAPGLGAWCNGHRLQVSCCDRLSDALLVTGFAYDRTNRLDNNYAEFAYFTHRSHGVRRAGAAALDLAFVAAGRLDGYWERGLSPWDLAAGVVLVEQAGGLISSYDGSPFDLSSGRLIACGPQLHGGLVAGLAACRPLSGASFGAPELDGP; via the coding sequence ATGAGCGGTTCCACCAGCTCCCTGCCCACCGCCCCGTCGAACGCTCGGACCGATGGTCTCGTGAGTCCGCCGCTGTCGGTGTCCGGTGACGCCCTGGCGGCCTCGGGCCTCTCCCTCGGCGAGCTGGAGCGGTTGGTGGCCATCGCCCGCCGCGCCGCCGAGGCCGGTGGCACCCAGTTGCGGCGCTTTGATGGTCAGCTCGAGCAGGTCCGCGAGAAGGGTCGCGCCGGCGATCTGGTCACCGAGGCTGATCTGGCCGCAGAAGCCGCCGTGCTGGCCTTTCTGGAGGCGGAAACACCCCAGATCGGAGTGCTGGCAGAGGAGAGCGGTCGCCGCCAACGCTCCGGCGATCTCGAGTGGTGTGTGGACCCTCTGGACGGCACCACCAACTACGCCCATGGGTTTCCTTTCTATGGCACCTCCGTGGGCCTCACCTGGCAGGGCCAGCCCCTGCTCGGCGCCCTGGCCGCACCGGGGCTCGATCAGCTCTACTGGGCCGCGCCGGGCCTGGGGGCCTGGTGCAATGGCCACCGGCTGCAGGTGAGCTGCTGCGACCGACTCAGTGACGCACTGCTGGTCACCGGCTTCGCCTACGACCGCACCAACCGCCTCGACAACAACTACGCCGAGTTCGCCTACTTCACCCACCGCAGCCACGGCGTGCGGCGCGCTGGTGCCGCCGCCCTGGATCTGGCCTTTGTGGCGGCAGGACGGCTGGACGGTTACTGGGAGCGCGGCCTGTCCCCCTGGGATCTGGCCGCCGGCGTGGTGCTGGTGGAACAGGCCGGTGGCTTGATCAGCAGCTACGACGGCAGTCCCTTCGATCTCAGCAGTGGTCGCCTGATCGCCTGCGGCCCCCAGCTGCATGGTGGCCTGGTGGCAGGCCTGGCCGCCTGCCGTCCGCTGAGCGGCGCCAGCTTCGGAGCCCCTGAGCTGGATGGCCCCTGA
- a CDS encoding ATP phosphoribosyltransferase regulatory subunit, giving the protein MALQPAAGARDRHPREVERNRRLVELLAGVFRLWGYQEVDPPTIERIDTLEAGGAIAASEMVRLASDDPLALRPELTASIARAASTRLAGRPRPLRLWASGNTFRSVIADGGDQRISEQVQCGVELLGEPSAAADTELLHLLLAAAATLGLQPHHQPRLLVGHHGILSALLASIPVELAGAVRQALTSFDPLALDQLALLGGQRSQLQQLMRLRGEPTAVLYQLEQWLGPIEPLNELAQTLASVAPMAASLGVALQLDPTFQPHFALYDGLVIKLVCQAADAPRDIASGGRYDKLVGRFCSDAGQAAGVGFAFAIDAIRDLLGSAEGQAEPRWLVSCRTSAGLPKALQRLQQLHVAEEAAELGPKSCASQAEADTIARERGCRGAIWLPD; this is encoded by the coding sequence ATGGCTCTGCAACCCGCCGCCGGCGCCCGGGACCGCCACCCGCGCGAGGTGGAGAGGAACCGCAGGCTGGTGGAGCTGCTGGCTGGTGTGTTCCGCCTCTGGGGGTATCAGGAGGTGGACCCCCCCACGATCGAGCGGATCGACACCCTCGAAGCCGGTGGCGCCATCGCCGCCAGCGAGATGGTTCGGCTTGCCTCCGACGATCCGCTGGCCCTGCGTCCTGAACTGACAGCCTCGATCGCCCGGGCCGCCAGCACGCGCCTGGCCGGCCGGCCACGGCCCCTGCGGCTGTGGGCCAGCGGCAACACCTTCCGCAGCGTGATCGCCGATGGCGGCGACCAGCGGATCAGCGAACAGGTGCAATGCGGCGTGGAGCTGCTGGGGGAGCCCTCCGCCGCGGCAGACACGGAACTGCTGCATCTGCTGCTCGCCGCAGCCGCCACCCTGGGATTGCAGCCCCACCACCAGCCCCGGTTGCTGGTGGGGCACCACGGCATCCTCTCGGCCCTGCTGGCATCGATTCCTGTCGAGCTGGCTGGTGCGGTGCGACAGGCCCTCACCAGCTTCGATCCCCTCGCCCTTGACCAGCTAGCGCTGCTGGGAGGGCAGCGCAGCCAATTGCAGCAACTGATGCGGCTACGGGGAGAACCCACGGCGGTGCTGTACCAGCTCGAGCAATGGCTCGGGCCGATCGAGCCGCTCAACGAGCTCGCCCAGACCCTGGCCAGCGTTGCACCGATGGCGGCATCACTTGGAGTGGCCCTGCAACTCGATCCCACCTTTCAGCCTCACTTCGCCCTGTACGACGGCCTGGTGATCAAATTGGTCTGCCAGGCTGCAGACGCCCCCCGCGACATCGCCAGCGGGGGGCGCTACGACAAGCTCGTGGGGCGCTTCTGCAGCGATGCCGGCCAGGCGGCGGGGGTGGGTTTTGCCTTCGCGATCGATGCCATCCGTGACCTGCTGGGCAGCGCCGAGGGGCAGGCCGAGCCGCGTTGGCTGGTGAGCTGTCGCACCAGCGCTGGCCTGCCGAAGGCGTTGCAGCGGCTCCAACAACTGCACGTCGCCGAGGAAGCGGCGGAACTGGGCCCGAAATCCTGTGCCAGCCAGGCCGAGGCCGACACCATCGCCCGCGAGCGCGGCTGTCGTGGAGCCATCTGGCTGCCGGACTGA